A region of Streptomyces cinnamoneus DNA encodes the following proteins:
- the tpg gene encoding telomere-protecting terminal protein Tpg, with amino-acid sequence MGQIEQGLERALRTRPVPSSTEARLRFLLAAHRGSTWQVAAVLGVSQRTVQRWVRKKPGARRPPGPTQVRAIEEAVLARWQPRIRARRRAQAEAEGFIFHTRARFGFAAPAGSSDDPRVRWITQDLPGEVARELFAARDAGAGEQQQTVILARALGHAYFREWGRRAHGLHIAFSDVEFADFSIG; translated from the coding sequence GTGGGACAGATCGAGCAGGGACTGGAGCGCGCGTTGCGCACCCGGCCCGTTCCCTCAAGCACCGAGGCCCGCCTGCGTTTTCTGCTGGCAGCGCATCGGGGTTCCACCTGGCAGGTGGCCGCCGTGCTGGGGGTCTCGCAGCGCACCGTGCAGCGGTGGGTGAGGAAGAAGCCAGGAGCGCGTCGTCCCCCGGGTCCGACGCAGGTTCGGGCGATCGAGGAAGCGGTCCTGGCTCGGTGGCAACCCCGGATACGGGCCCGTCGGCGTGCCCAGGCCGAGGCGGAGGGGTTCATCTTCCATACCAGGGCGCGATTCGGGTTCGCGGCTCCTGCAGGCTCCTCGGACGATCCGCGAGTGCGGTGGATCACCCAGGATCTGCCGGGAGAGGTAGCCCGGGAGTTGTTCGCCGCTCGAGATGCCGGCGCAGGCGAGCAGCAGCAGACGGTGATCCTCGCCCGTGCGCTGGGACACGCCTACTTTCGCGAATGGGGCCGCCGGGCTCACGGTCTGCATATCGCCTTCAGCGACGTCGAGTTCGCCGACTTCTCGATCGGCTGA
- a CDS encoding ATP-binding protein, which produces MTAATYQYVDLPDASVVTTRALLTARENIGDTVAARAMMCIHGGAGFGKTLAVNTCLRELEPGEDVRKITFRARPTARAVRYELFTALDLAGEPPRHPSEFDRLLKTALAERPRTFLVDEAQWLNGEAFEYFRYLWDEPSTQLAIIFVGGEGCHTVLRREPMLSSRIFIWQHFTRLTPDEVLDVIPLFHPIWADADPDDITFADSHAAHGNFRAWAQLTAHTRTAWHAPAVPAWIRSCCAGPSAALADHHTAMFLAARPPSVIVVIDRDDDVIHTHTALAAHHPPSGRITLHPGPGTTSETGLAHDLLAALGKPPLLTGRFPAGRQPAWEAAAAWMTALPVTRLTVLRAHRLTTRRTIRLLELRALTGIHLTLVCHRLHLPAALHQALRTVDYSLTTDLDAARRHYYGTPVTEPPPADEPAGPAGRWLTLSALERLISYDSPRPCTDPCTPPSIAWRHRPPPVPLTAHTAQRIAHRLHAATAHPRLAAAIAATLFTGASLQQLATARPRDYDTAAATLALHDRARYTDGCAAHPVPPWASVFLRAAACFTRLVSGEDQELLAAPGDRAHLLRVAETARLRPPQPPAERRKGPVGQVDWDWRERQEAERYEAMPANRVRPSRR; this is translated from the coding sequence GTGACCGCGGCCACCTACCAGTACGTCGACCTGCCCGACGCCTCCGTGGTCACCACCCGCGCCCTGCTCACCGCGCGGGAGAACATCGGCGATACGGTCGCCGCCCGCGCGATGATGTGTATCCACGGCGGCGCCGGCTTCGGCAAGACGCTCGCCGTCAACACCTGCTTGCGTGAACTCGAACCCGGCGAGGACGTCCGCAAGATCACCTTCCGGGCCCGTCCCACCGCCCGAGCGGTGCGCTACGAGCTGTTCACCGCGCTCGACCTGGCCGGCGAGCCGCCGCGCCACCCCAGCGAATTCGACCGTCTGCTGAAGACCGCTCTGGCCGAGCGCCCCCGCACCTTCCTCGTCGACGAAGCACAGTGGCTCAACGGGGAGGCGTTCGAGTACTTCCGCTACCTGTGGGACGAGCCCTCCACCCAGCTGGCGATCATCTTCGTCGGCGGTGAGGGCTGCCACACCGTGCTGCGCCGCGAACCGATGCTCTCTTCCCGCATCTTCATCTGGCAGCACTTCACCCGCCTCACCCCCGACGAGGTCCTCGACGTCATCCCTCTGTTCCACCCGATCTGGGCCGATGCCGATCCCGACGACATCACCTTCGCCGACAGCCACGCCGCACACGGCAACTTCCGCGCCTGGGCCCAGCTGACCGCGCACACCCGCACCGCCTGGCACGCACCGGCCGTCCCCGCGTGGATCAGGAGCTGCTGCGCTGGGCCTTCAGCCGCCTTGGCTGACCACCACACCGCCATGTTTCTCGCCGCGCGGCCGCCGTCCGTCATCGTGGTCATCGACCGCGATGACGACGTCATCCACACCCACACCGCCCTGGCCGCCCACCATCCGCCGTCCGGCCGGATCACGCTGCACCCCGGCCCAGGCACCACCAGCGAGACCGGCCTCGCCCACGACCTTCTCGCCGCCCTGGGCAAACCGCCCCTGCTCACCGGGCGCTTCCCCGCCGGGCGTCAGCCCGCCTGGGAAGCCGCTGCCGCCTGGATGACTGCCCTGCCCGTCACCCGGCTGACCGTCCTGCGCGCCCACCGCCTCACCACCCGCCGCACAATTCGCCTCCTGGAGCTGCGTGCCCTCACCGGTATCCACCTGACCCTGGTCTGCCACCGCCTCCACCTTCCCGCCGCTCTGCACCAGGCCCTGCGGACAGTCGACTACTCCCTCACCACCGACCTCGACGCAGCCCGCCGCCACTACTACGGCACACCAGTCACCGAACCCCCGCCCGCAGACGAGCCCGCCGGGCCGGCCGGCCGGTGGCTCACCCTGTCCGCACTAGAACGCCTCATCTCCTACGACAGCCCCCGCCCCTGCACCGACCCGTGCACCCCGCCCTCCATCGCCTGGCGGCACCGCCCACCGCCCGTACCTCTCACCGCACACACCGCCCAGCGAATCGCCCACCGACTGCACGCGGCGACCGCACATCCTCGCCTGGCCGCGGCCATCGCCGCCACGCTCTTCACCGGCGCCTCCCTCCAGCAACTCGCCACCGCACGCCCCCGCGACTACGACACCGCCGCGGCCACGCTCGCCCTGCACGACCGCGCCCGCTACACCGACGGCTGCGCCGCCCACCCCGTACCACCCTGGGCCAGCGTCTTCCTGCGGGCCGCGGCCTGCTTCACCCGACTCGTCTCCGGCGAGGACCAGGAACTACTCGCCGCGCCAGGAGACCGTGCACACCTCCTGCGCGTAGCGGAGACGGCCAGACTGCGCCCGCCCCAGCCGCCCGCAGAACGCCGCAAAGGCCCGGTCGGCCAGGTGGATTGGGACTGGCGCGAGCGGCAGGAAGCCGAGCGGTACGAAGCCATGCCGGCCAATCGCGTCAGGCCCTCACGACGCTGA